ATGTCCTCGTAGCCGACAATATTTCGATCGGCCGCGCCGCGCCCATTCACCAAGGTGATACGGTGACGGTGCGGGGCGAACTTGCGATAGACCCGAGCGGACCTGTCATCCACTGGACGCACCACGACCCTCGCGGGCATCACGAATCCGGATTCGTGCGCGACAACGGTGTCCTCTATGACTGAGCGGCTCCGCGCGGTGAGCTTGGCATCGAGTTCGCCCCGAAGGCTAGCGTTGCTGCGCAGCGTCGGACTCGACGTCACCCTCTTGCGCAGCGAGTACGAAGAAGTCAACGAACTTGGTCCGGATGACGACCCTCGGGCGCTCGCGCTCCGTCACGCGGACGGCAAAGCGTCGGCGGCGCAAGCCGGCGGTCCGCCCGTTCTCGTAGCAGCCGACACGATCGTGGTCGTGGACGGTATATTGCTCGGCAAACCGCGCGACGAACCTGATGCGCGGCGCATGCTCGCGCTGCTCGCCGGCCGCGAACACGACGTCCACACCGCATTTGTCGTGCTCGACCGGTCGAACGGCTCGCGCGAACAAGGCGTCGAATCGGCGTGCGTACGCTTCGCCGCTCTCGACGATGAGCGGATCGCCCGCTACGTCGCCACCGGCGAGCCGATGGACAAAGCCGGCGCATACGGCATCCAAGGCAAAGGCGCGCTCAACGTCGTTTCCATCAAAGGCGATTTCTACGCCGTCATGGGCCTGCCGCTCGCCCGGCTCGACCAGGCTTTCGCAGCCCTTGGCTACGAATTGCTGTAGGACGAGATGAGCGGCTTTTTTGACCGCCTCTATGCGCGGTACGCGCCCGAGGTTGGCGTAGACTTGGGCACCGCAAATACACCTGTGTTCGTGCGCGGCGAAGGCGTGCGCTTTTCCGAACCCAGCATGGTCGCGATCGACACCGATACCGGCGAGATCATCACGGTCGGCGAAGGCGCGAAACAAATGCTCGGGCGTACGCCGCGCAACGTCACCGTGGTCCGGCCGATGCGCAACGGCGTCGTTTCCAACTTCACCTACACCGAGGCGCTGGTCCGGCGTCTGCTCGAGCGCGCGCTGCGCGGCCGGCCGCTCATCCCGCCTCGCGTCATGGTCGGCGTTCCCGGTTCGGCGACCGTCGTCGAAAAGAAAGCC
The Candidatus Eremiobacteraceae bacterium DNA segment above includes these coding regions:
- a CDS encoding Maf family protein, with the protein product MTERLRAVSLASSSPRRLALLRSVGLDVTLLRSEYEEVNELGPDDDPRALALRHADGKASAAQAGGPPVLVAADTIVVVDGILLGKPRDEPDARRMLALLAGREHDVHTAFVVLDRSNGSREQGVESACVRFAALDDERIARYVATGEPMDKAGAYGIQGKGALNVVSIKGDFYAVMGLPLARLDQAFAALGYELL